A stretch of the Metopolophium dirhodum isolate CAU chromosome 8, ASM1992520v1, whole genome shotgun sequence genome encodes the following:
- the LOC132950865 gene encoding sialin-like yields the protein MRATVSLWFLVFAGFACNYMIRINLNIAIVDMTTAKSGGRSILMCGNSTDSLNLTVGRDVVVKKTDFEWKDSERASVLGSFYWLHWALQLPGGLLARQFGAKCIFGLSNLFMFVMSMLMPVLARWDIKGLIIARVLQGFVGGMAWPSVHHLTAHWVPPNKRSKFITAYLGSSIGVAITFPLCGFILERWGWPYVFYVTGAIGMVWFLAWWLFVYDTPSQHPYISEVELVHITSSLTDVVSSTKLPIPWKAVLTCVPFWIALSIQWSTGWALHTLMTQTPTYLVLMFGWNPEKIGLWSGIPHFTRFVFSLVLSFAIDTLMATGKYSRTCVRKISTTICTVVQALLIVALVYSGCDPFLVNGFLLLAMTASGASTSGPLSIMVDLSPNFASVLQGFSGITGVIPGMISPFVLSYFTNDNNTLESWQHFFALSGVIIAIPGLMYYFFGSSELQPWNNPIPAVDPETAATNGNSTAKK from the exons ATGAGAG CTACCGTTTCACTATGGTTCCTGGTGTTCGCCGGGTTCGCGTGTAATTACATGATACGTATCAATCTCAACATCGCCATAGTGGACATGACCACGGCGAAAAGTGGAGGTCGAAGTATACTGATGTGTGGCAATTCGACGGACAGTTTAAATTTGACCGTTGGAAGAGATGTCGTTGTCAAAAAA ACAGATTTCGAGTGGAAAGACAGTGAACGGGCCAGCGTACTTGGATCGTTTTATTGGTTGCACTGGGCATTACAGTTACCAGGAGGGTTGCTCGCGCGACAATTCGGTGCTAAGTGCATATTTGGCCTTAGCAATTTGTTCATGTTCGTCATGTCCATGTTAATGCCGGTCCTCGCCCGGTGGGACATAAAAGGACTCATCATAGCCCGAGTGTTACAAGGGTTCGTCGGG GGTATGGCGTGGCCGTCGGTACATCATCTAACCGCACATTGGGTACCACCGAACAAGAGGAGCAAATTCATTACAGCATATTTag gCAGTTCGATCGGCGTGGCTATTACGTTCCCGCTCTGCGGATTCATACTTGAGAGATGGGGCTGGCCATACGTGTTCTACGTCACGGGGGCTATTGGAATGGTGTGGTTTTTGGCATGGTGGTTGTTCGTGTACGATACGCCCTCACAACACCCTTACATTTCCGAAGTTGAGCTTGTGCACATCACTAGTAGCCTCACCGATGTAGTGTCCTCTACAAAG TTACCAATACCGTGGAAAGCCGTGTTGACGTGCGTACCGTTTTGGATAGCACTGTCCATCCAATGGAGTACCGGGTGGGCTTTGCACACGCTCATGACGCAGACTCCTACCTATCTGGTGCTAATGTTCGGGTGGAATCCGgaaaag ATCGGCCTCTGGTCCGGAATACCACATTTCACCCGTTTCGTGTTCTCGCTGGTCCTGTCGTTCGCCATCGACACGCTCATGGCCACCGGAAAGTACAGCCGCACTTGCGTGCGTAAGATATCCACCACCATTTGTACGGTGGTGCAAGCTCTTCTCATCGTGGCCCTAGTGTATTCGGGTTGCGACCCGTTTTTGGTCAACGGATTCCTACTGCTGGCAATGACGGCCAGTGGTGCTTCCACGTCCGGACCGCTGTCCATAATGGTCGACCTGTCGCCGAATTTCGCCA GCGTGCTCCAAGGATTTAGCGGCATTACCGGAGTTATCCCGGGAATGATTTCGCCGTTCGTGCTGTCTTATTTCACGAACGACAAC AACACACTCGAATCGTGGCAACACTTTTTCGCCTTAAGCGGCGTGATAATAGCCATTCCGGGACTGATGTACTATTTCTTCGGCTCTAGCGAACTCCAGCCGTGGAATAATCCTATTCCGGCAGTTGATCCGGAAACGGCTGCCACCAACGGCAACTCTACTgccaaaaaatga